One window of the Rhizorhabdus dicambivorans genome contains the following:
- the dnaK gene encoding molecular chaperone DnaK has product MAKVIGIDLGTTNSCVAVMEGGKPKVIENAEGARTTPSIVAFAKDGERLIGQPAKRQAVTNPDNTIFAVKRLIGRRFDDPITKKDTELVPYHIVKGPNGDAWVKAGGEDYSPSQISAFTLQKMKETAESYLGETVTQAVITVPAYFNDAQRQATKDAGKIAGLEVLRIINEPTAAALAYGLEKNDGKTIAVYDLGGGTFDISILEIGDGVFEVKSTNGDTFLGGEDFDAKLVEFLAADFQKAEGIDLTKDRLALQRLKEAAEKAKIELSSAQTTEVNLPFITADATGPKHLVKAISRADLERLVEPLIQRSVEPLKKALADAGLKTGDIDEVVMVGGMTRMPRVREVVKSFFGKEPHTGVNPDEVVAMGAAIQAGVLQGDVKDVLLLDVTPLSLGIETLGGVFTRMIDRNTTIPTKKSQTYSTADDNQNAVTIRVFQGEREMAADNKMLGQFDLIGIPPAPRGVPQIEVTFDIDANGIVNVSAKDKGTGKEQQIKIQASGGLSDADIDAMVKDAEQFADEDKKRRAAAEAKNNAESLIHSTERQLQEHGDKVDASVKAEIETALADAKTAVEGGDADAMTEKAQALAQAAMKLGQAIYEQEQAAAASPQADEAPKNDDVVDAEFSEVDDKK; this is encoded by the coding sequence ATGGCTAAGGTAATCGGTATCGATCTGGGCACCACCAACAGCTGCGTCGCCGTGATGGAAGGCGGCAAGCCCAAGGTCATCGAAAATGCGGAAGGCGCGCGCACCACGCCTTCGATCGTCGCGTTCGCCAAGGATGGCGAGCGGCTCATCGGTCAGCCGGCCAAGCGCCAGGCGGTGACCAACCCCGACAACACCATCTTCGCGGTGAAGCGCCTCATCGGCCGCCGCTTCGACGATCCGATCACCAAGAAGGACACCGAACTGGTGCCCTATCACATCGTCAAGGGTCCGAACGGCGACGCCTGGGTGAAGGCGGGCGGTGAGGATTATTCGCCCTCGCAGATATCGGCCTTCACGCTCCAGAAGATGAAGGAGACCGCCGAGTCCTATCTGGGCGAGACCGTGACCCAGGCCGTCATCACCGTGCCGGCCTATTTCAACGACGCCCAGCGCCAGGCCACCAAGGACGCCGGCAAGATCGCCGGTCTAGAGGTGCTGCGCATCATCAACGAGCCGACCGCGGCCGCGCTGGCCTATGGGCTGGAGAAGAACGACGGCAAGACCATCGCCGTCTATGATCTCGGCGGCGGCACCTTCGACATCTCGATCCTCGAGATTGGCGACGGCGTGTTCGAGGTGAAGTCCACCAACGGCGACACCTTCCTGGGCGGCGAGGATTTCGACGCCAAGCTGGTGGAGTTCCTGGCGGCCGACTTCCAGAAGGCCGAAGGGATCGACCTGACCAAGGATCGCCTGGCCCTCCAGCGGCTCAAGGAAGCCGCCGAGAAGGCGAAGATCGAGCTGTCGTCGGCGCAGACCACCGAGGTGAACCTGCCCTTCATCACCGCCGATGCGACCGGGCCGAAGCACCTCGTCAAGGCGATCAGCCGCGCCGATCTGGAACGACTGGTCGAGCCGCTGATCCAGCGTTCGGTCGAGCCGCTCAAGAAGGCGCTGGCCGATGCCGGCCTGAAGACCGGCGACATCGACGAGGTCGTGATGGTCGGCGGCATGACCCGCATGCCGCGCGTCCGCGAGGTTGTTAAGAGCTTCTTCGGCAAGGAGCCGCACACCGGCGTCAACCCCGATGAGGTCGTCGCCATGGGTGCCGCCATCCAGGCCGGCGTGCTGCAGGGCGACGTCAAGGATGTGCTGCTGCTCGACGTGACCCCGCTGTCGCTGGGCATCGAGACGCTGGGTGGCGTGTTCACCCGGATGATCGACCGCAACACGACGATCCCGACCAAGAAGTCGCAGACCTATTCGACGGCCGACGACAACCAGAACGCCGTCACCATCCGCGTCTTCCAGGGTGAGCGCGAGATGGCGGCGGACAACAAGATGCTCGGCCAGTTCGACCTGATCGGCATCCCCCCGGCGCCGCGCGGCGTGCCGCAGATCGAGGTCACCTTCGACATCGACGCGAACGGCATCGTCAATGTGTCGGCGAAGGACAAGGGCACCGGCAAGGAACAGCAGATCAAGATCCAGGCGTCGGGCGGCCTTTCGGACGCCGATATCGACGCGATGGTGAAGGATGCCGAACAGTTCGCCGACGAGGACAAGAAGCGCCGTGCGGCGGCCGAGGCGAAGAACAACGCCGAAAGCCTGATCCACTCGACCGAGCGTCAGCTCCAGGAACATGGCGACAAGGTCGACGCGAGCGTGAAGGCCGAGATCGAGACGGCGCTGGCCGATGCCAAGACCGCGGTCGAGGGCGGCGATGCCGACGCGATGACCGAGAAGGCCCAGGCGCTTGCCCAGGCGGCGATGAAGCTCGGCCAGGCGATCTACGAGCAGGAGCAGGCGGCCGCCGCCTCGCCCCAGGCCGACGAGGCGCCGAAGAACGACGACGTGGTCGACGCCGAATTCTCGGAAGTCGACGACAAGAAGTAA
- the dnaJ gene encoding molecular chaperone DnaJ, whose protein sequence is MSTDIDYYELLEVDRTADDKVIKSSYRRLAMQFHPDRNPGDQEAEAKFKAISQAYDCLKDPQKRAAYDRFGKAAFEQGGAGGGFGGGQGFEGFSDIFENIFGEFMGGGRGGGQRSSVRRGADLRYDLEISLEEAYAGKQATVTVDVAAACEPCQGTGAKPGTGSQQCKTCGGHGKVRAQQGFFLVERTCPSCHGAGQVISDPCGECRGEGRIEKTKTLDVAIPAGVDEGTRIRLTGEGEAGARGGPPGDLYIFLHLREHALFQRDGTTLFARAPISFTTAALGGTIEVPGLDRKRHEIRIPAGIQSGKQIRQRGAGMPVLNQRGHGDLVIQIDVETPTKLTSRQKELLEEFRATETGEESPQSSGFFARLKGVWEDLTD, encoded by the coding sequence ATGAGCACGGACATCGACTATTACGAACTGCTGGAGGTCGATCGCACCGCCGATGACAAGGTCATCAAGTCGTCCTACCGGCGGCTGGCGATGCAGTTCCACCCCGATCGCAACCCCGGCGATCAGGAAGCGGAAGCGAAGTTCAAGGCGATCAGCCAGGCCTATGACTGCCTGAAGGATCCGCAGAAGCGTGCCGCCTATGACCGCTTCGGCAAGGCCGCGTTCGAACAGGGCGGGGCGGGGGGCGGCTTCGGCGGCGGCCAGGGCTTCGAAGGCTTCTCCGACATCTTCGAGAATATCTTCGGTGAGTTCATGGGCGGCGGTCGCGGCGGCGGCCAGCGTTCCAGCGTGCGGCGCGGCGCCGATCTGCGCTACGATCTCGAGATCAGCCTCGAAGAGGCCTATGCCGGCAAGCAGGCGACCGTCACCGTCGATGTCGCCGCGGCCTGCGAGCCCTGCCAGGGCACCGGGGCGAAGCCCGGCACCGGCAGCCAGCAGTGCAAGACCTGCGGCGGCCACGGCAAGGTCCGCGCCCAGCAGGGGTTCTTCCTGGTGGAGCGGACCTGCCCCTCCTGCCATGGCGCCGGCCAGGTCATCTCCGATCCCTGCGGCGAGTGCCGGGGCGAGGGCCGGATCGAGAAGACCAAGACGCTCGACGTCGCCATTCCGGCCGGTGTCGACGAAGGCACCCGCATCCGCCTGACGGGGGAGGGCGAGGCCGGCGCCAGGGGTGGACCGCCCGGCGATCTCTACATCTTCCTCCACCTGCGCGAGCATGCGCTGTTCCAGCGCGACGGCACCACCCTGTTCGCCCGCGCCCCGATCAGCTTCACCACCGCCGCGCTCGGCGGCACGATCGAAGTGCCCGGCCTCGACAGGAAGCGCCACGAGATACGCATCCCCGCCGGCATCCAGTCCGGCAAGCAGATCCGCCAGCGCGGCGCCGGCATGCCGGTGCTCAACCAGCGCGGCCATGGCGACCTCGTCATCCAGATCGACGTCGAGACGCCCACCAAGCTCACCTCCCGCCAGAAGGAGCTGCTGGAGGAATTCCGCGCCACCGAGACCGGCGAGGAAAGCCCCCAGTCGAGCGGCTTCTTCGCCCGGCTGAAGGGCGTGTGGGAGGATCTGACGGATTAG
- a CDS encoding DUF2200 domain-containing protein has product MTKHRIYATSVASVYPHYVAKAEKKGRTRAEVDRIICWLTGHTPASLEQALANGTSFEDFFARAPAMNPARTLITGVVCGVRVEDVEEPLMREIRYLDKLIDELARGKAMEKILRG; this is encoded by the coding sequence ATGACGAAGCACCGCATCTATGCGACCAGCGTCGCCAGCGTCTATCCGCATTATGTCGCCAAGGCTGAGAAGAAGGGCCGCACCCGCGCCGAGGTGGACCGGATCATCTGCTGGCTGACCGGCCACACCCCGGCATCGCTGGAGCAGGCGCTGGCGAATGGGACCAGCTTCGAGGATTTCTTCGCCCGGGCCCCCGCGATGAACCCTGCCCGCACCCTGATCACCGGTGTGGTCTGCGGCGTCCGCGTGGAGGATGTGGAGGAGCCGCTGATGCGGGAGATACGCTATCTCGACAAGCTGATCGACGAGCTCGCCAGGGGCAAGGCGATGGAGAAGATCTTGCGGGGATAA
- a CDS encoding tetratricopeptide repeat protein produces MRFWIGWMLVLGWMTPALAGDQVEFGPPPAWVKPVAVPQAADLPAQGGISYLLLDEQIDFQAKQTSVYAESIFRINTADGLSAGNISLGWEPQTQRLIVHRLTIQRGKQTIDVLKSGQQFTVLRRESNLESAMLDGVLTANIQPEGLQVGDIVHLVTTHVMADPVLGGHAERARRATNAGGVAREHIRAQWPAAFPIRVQQTPDWPAAPPRRAGNRIEVELTLDRAKPVILTKGAPDRYRQPRMIEFSSFGSWAELADLFVPLYDKAALIPADSPLRAEIERIRRASPDPVKRTEAALMLVQGQVRYVALLMGAGGYTPADASTTWSRRFGDCKAKSALLIAILRALDIAAEPVLVDSDGGDGFDQRLPRAGLFDHVIVRATVAGKNYWLDGTRSGDRRLDQLATPDYGWGLPLTKDAALVRMVPEQLALPETESSLHIDAHAGRTKPAPARAEILFRGDYAYSMSVAIADMNDETRERWLRDYWKRRYDFIAVGTVTQSYDADRREQRLAMEGIATLEWDGGAYWLTDSRLGYDKVDFERSAAEDRAAPYAVNFPSYTLLRETIILPPGVVPDNPNVEAIAGAIRHSRKGTLKGNILSVETVQQSLAPEFPASEAAAAQKTIRALADRYVALRIAQPQSAALGENQAPETSDQFVERGLQLLDRNDLDGAVAAFNAALERDPRNADALAARGFIFAWRKDFAAATRDFNAAAVLDPDNTYLVRSRGYLAYAEGRPADALRYFSRVLEEFPDDDTVRGWRAFVYRDLGNYEAALREADLTTKSLPRWSDLYTLRASIHRLTGKPELAIAEARALVAAKPGDGQAHALAANIYRWGGRREDALREIGRAIEIEPTADFYLDRMGIRGRADVAGKLADADAALRIDPKNFEAWYGKAIVQRSAGNHSGMVETLSAALRKLPGNLDLISLRGQAYFLDGRKQEALRDFAMARAAAKTATDLNTVCWDNATADVDLPAALADCDAAIAKDPDDFAPHDSRAVVLLKMGRLDDAIAGFDTALAMKPDTAESLLGRAIAWSRKGDARRAEADRAAALAKDSDIVETYRNYGLELNGTGGERKRPAPSTAP; encoded by the coding sequence ATGCGATTCTGGATCGGATGGATGCTGGTGCTCGGCTGGATGACGCCGGCGCTTGCGGGGGATCAGGTGGAGTTCGGGCCGCCGCCGGCCTGGGTGAAGCCGGTCGCCGTCCCCCAGGCGGCTGATCTGCCGGCCCAGGGCGGGATCAGCTATCTGCTGCTCGACGAGCAGATCGATTTCCAGGCGAAGCAGACCAGCGTCTATGCCGAAAGCATCTTCCGCATAAACACCGCCGATGGCCTGTCCGCCGGCAACATCTCGCTGGGGTGGGAGCCGCAGACGCAGCGGCTGATCGTCCACCGGCTGACCATCCAGCGGGGCAAGCAGACGATCGACGTGCTGAAATCGGGCCAGCAGTTCACCGTGCTGCGCCGGGAATCCAACCTCGAAAGCGCGATGCTCGACGGCGTCCTCACCGCGAACATCCAGCCCGAGGGGCTCCAGGTCGGCGACATCGTTCATCTCGTGACGACGCATGTGATGGCCGATCCGGTGCTGGGCGGCCATGCCGAACGCGCGCGGCGCGCGACCAATGCGGGCGGGGTGGCGCGCGAGCATATCCGCGCGCAATGGCCGGCGGCTTTCCCGATCCGGGTGCAGCAGACCCCCGATTGGCCGGCGGCGCCGCCGCGACGGGCCGGAAACCGGATCGAGGTCGAACTGACGCTCGATCGCGCCAAGCCGGTCATCCTGACCAAGGGCGCGCCCGACCGCTACCGACAGCCCCGCATGATCGAGTTCAGCAGCTTCGGCTCCTGGGCCGAGCTGGCGGACCTGTTCGTGCCTCTCTACGACAAGGCGGCGCTGATCCCCGCCGACAGCCCGCTGCGGGCGGAGATCGAGCGCATCCGCCGCGCATCCCCCGATCCGGTCAAGCGCACCGAGGCGGCGCTGATGCTCGTCCAGGGCCAGGTGCGCTATGTCGCGCTGCTGATGGGGGCGGGCGGCTATACGCCCGCCGATGCATCGACCACGTGGAGCCGCCGGTTCGGCGACTGCAAGGCGAAATCGGCCCTGCTGATCGCCATCCTGCGCGCGCTGGACATCGCGGCCGAGCCGGTGCTGGTCGACAGCGACGGGGGCGACGGCTTCGACCAGCGCCTGCCCAGGGCGGGCCTGTTCGACCATGTGATCGTGCGGGCGACGGTCGCCGGCAAGAATTACTGGCTCGACGGCACGCGGAGCGGCGACCGGCGGCTCGACCAGCTTGCCACGCCCGATTATGGCTGGGGGCTGCCGCTGACGAAGGACGCGGCGCTGGTCCGCATGGTGCCGGAACAGCTGGCGCTGCCCGAAACCGAATCCTCGCTGCACATCGATGCCCATGCCGGCCGGACCAAGCCGGCGCCCGCCCGCGCGGAAATCCTGTTCCGAGGCGACTATGCCTATTCGATGAGCGTCGCCATCGCCGACATGAACGACGAGACGCGCGAAAGGTGGCTGCGCGACTATTGGAAGCGCCGCTACGACTTCATCGCGGTCGGCACCGTGACGCAGAGCTATGACGCGGACAGGCGCGAGCAGCGCCTCGCCATGGAGGGCATCGCCACGCTGGAATGGGATGGCGGCGCCTATTGGCTCACCGACAGCCGGCTGGGCTATGACAAGGTCGATTTCGAGCGCAGCGCGGCCGAAGACCGGGCCGCGCCCTATGCCGTCAACTTCCCAAGCTACACCCTGCTCAGGGAGACCATCATCCTGCCCCCCGGCGTGGTGCCCGACAATCCGAATGTCGAGGCCATAGCCGGGGCCATCCGCCATTCGCGAAAGGGGACGCTGAAAGGCAATATCCTGTCGGTCGAGACGGTACAGCAGAGCCTGGCCCCGGAATTCCCGGCCAGCGAAGCCGCCGCCGCCCAGAAGACCATCCGCGCGCTCGCGGATCGCTACGTCGCGCTGCGGATCGCCCAGCCGCAATCGGCCGCGCTGGGCGAAAACCAGGCGCCCGAGACCAGCGACCAGTTCGTCGAGCGCGGATTGCAGCTGCTGGACCGCAACGATCTCGACGGCGCGGTGGCGGCGTTCAATGCCGCGCTGGAACGCGATCCGCGCAATGCCGATGCGCTGGCGGCACGGGGCTTCATCTTCGCGTGGCGGAAGGATTTCGCCGCCGCCACCCGCGACTTCAATGCCGCGGCGGTGCTCGACCCCGACAACACCTACCTCGTGCGCTCGCGCGGCTATCTCGCCTATGCCGAAGGGCGCCCGGCCGATGCGCTGCGCTATTTCTCGCGCGTGCTTGAGGAATTCCCGGACGACGACACCGTTCGCGGCTGGCGCGCCTTCGTCTATCGGGACCTGGGAAATTACGAGGCCGCCCTGCGCGAAGCCGACCTGACGACCAAATCGCTGCCGCGATGGTCCGACCTCTACACGCTGCGGGCTTCGATCCACCGGCTGACCGGCAAGCCCGAACTGGCCATCGCCGAGGCGCGGGCGCTGGTCGCGGCCAAGCCCGGCGACGGCCAGGCGCACGCCCTGGCGGCGAACATCTACCGTTGGGGCGGGCGACGGGAAGACGCCCTGCGCGAGATCGGCCGCGCTATCGAGATCGAACCCACGGCCGACTTCTATCTCGACCGCATGGGCATCCGCGGCCGCGCGGACGTGGCGGGCAAGCTGGCCGATGCCGATGCCGCCCTGCGGATCGATCCGAAGAATTTCGAAGCCTGGTATGGGAAGGCCATCGTGCAGCGGAGCGCCGGCAACCATTCCGGCATGGTCGAAACCCTGAGCGCGGCGCTCCGCAAGCTGCCGGGAAATCTGGACCTGATTTCGCTGCGCGGGCAGGCCTATTTCCTCGACGGCCGGAAACAGGAAGCCCTCCGTGACTTCGCCATGGCCCGCGCCGCGGCGAAGACGGCGACCGACCTGAACACGGTCTGCTGGGACAACGCCACGGCCGACGTCGATCTCCCCGCCGCCCTGGCGGATTGCGACGCCGCGATCGCCAAGGATCCCGACGATTTTGCGCCTCATGACAGCCGTGCCGTCGTCCTGCTGAAAATGGGCCGCCTCGACGACGCGATCGCCGGTTTCGACACCGCCCTCGCGATGAAACCCGACACGGCGGAATCGCTGCTGGGCCGGGCCATCGCCTGGTCGCGCAAGGGGGATGCCCGGCGCGCGGAAGCCGACCGCGCCGCCGCGCTGGCCAAGGATTCCGATATCGTCGAAACCTATCGCAACTATGGACTGGAACTGAACGGCACCGGCGGCGAGCGGAAGCGCCCGGCCCCGAGCACCGCGCCCTGA
- a CDS encoding DUF72 domain-containing protein: MIAIIGTAGWAIPRGEAARFPAEGTGLERYARRLGGVEVNSSFYRPHRGSTWARWAASVPADFRFSVKIPKAITHEAKLVGADAAIAQFCSEVEGLGPKLAVLLVQLPPRLAFDEAVCRAFFPTLRAHSTAARIVCEPRNPSWFTEHADGVLSDLRVARVGADPALSEEAARPGGWRGFRYRRLHGSPAMYRSPYSSEALAGYAGQIAAELAEGVESWCIFDNTVTGAALGDALALEAAIRDADRARTRRRG, encoded by the coding sequence ATGATCGCTATCATAGGCACGGCGGGCTGGGCCATTCCGCGCGGCGAGGCCGCTAGGTTTCCCGCCGAAGGCACGGGTCTGGAGCGCTATGCGCGGCGGCTGGGCGGGGTTGAGGTCAATTCCTCCTTCTACCGGCCGCATCGCGGATCGACCTGGGCGCGGTGGGCGGCGAGCGTGCCGGCGGATTTTCGTTTCTCGGTGAAGATTCCCAAGGCGATCACGCATGAGGCGAAGCTGGTCGGCGCCGATGCGGCCATCGCGCAATTCTGTTCCGAGGTGGAGGGGCTGGGGCCGAAGCTGGCCGTGCTGCTGGTGCAGCTGCCGCCCAGGCTGGCGTTCGACGAAGCGGTGTGCCGTGCCTTCTTCCCCACGCTGCGGGCCCACAGCACCGCCGCCCGGATCGTGTGCGAGCCGCGCAATCCGTCCTGGTTCACCGAACATGCCGACGGGGTGCTATCCGACCTGCGCGTCGCGCGCGTCGGCGCCGATCCGGCGCTGAGCGAGGAGGCCGCCCGCCCCGGCGGCTGGCGGGGCTTCCGATACAGGCGGCTCCACGGATCGCCGGCCATGTACCGATCCCCCTACAGCAGCGAGGCGCTGGCGGGCTATGCCGGGCAGATCGCCGCCGAACTGGCCGAGGGGGTGGAGAGCTGGTGCATCTTCGACAACACCGTCACCGGAGCGGCGCTGGGCGATGCGCTGGCGCTGGAGGCGGCGATCAGGGACGCGGATCGGGCGCGGACGCGGCGGCGGGGCTGA
- a CDS encoding DUF2188 domain-containing protein gives MGKNQHVVPHAGGWAVRGAGNERATSVHTTQSEAIGAARDIARNQQSELLIHGRNGQIRERDSFGGDPFPPRG, from the coding sequence ATGGGCAAGAACCAGCATGTTGTGCCGCACGCAGGCGGCTGGGCGGTTCGTGGCGCCGGCAATGAGCGGGCGACCTCGGTGCACACCACCCAGTCCGAAGCGATCGGCGCGGCGCGTGACATCGCGCGCAACCAGCAGAGCGAACTGCTGATCCATGGCCGTAATGGCCAGATCCGCGAACGCGACAGCTTCGGCGGCGATCCGTTCCCGCCGCGCGGCTGA
- a CDS encoding RNA polymerase sigma factor yields MFDLEEIRSALDGLTQSDLVRLRRAGSKFALALDCTADDLIGEAVCSAYSGARECRRDLPILVFLVGAMRSIAWNAKVSSRKAGSEISLDATGTDGHPLVVLKCDAPDAETLVLRADDTARRIAALEDLFADDEPALLVIMADLDELSKEEIMVMNEMSETTYNSTRTRIRRKMERRFPNGWTA; encoded by the coding sequence GTGTTCGACCTCGAAGAAATCAGGTCCGCTCTCGACGGCCTGACCCAGAGCGATCTCGTTCGCCTGCGCCGTGCGGGCAGCAAGTTCGCTCTGGCCCTCGACTGCACGGCGGACGATCTCATCGGCGAGGCGGTGTGTTCCGCCTATTCCGGTGCACGCGAATGCCGCAGGGACCTTCCCATCCTGGTATTCCTCGTCGGCGCAATGCGGAGCATCGCATGGAACGCGAAGGTGTCCTCACGAAAAGCCGGGAGTGAGATCTCGCTCGACGCCACTGGAACCGATGGCCACCCCCTGGTCGTTCTCAAGTGCGACGCGCCGGACGCGGAGACCCTAGTCCTCCGGGCCGACGACACGGCCCGGAGGATCGCCGCTCTGGAGGATTTGTTCGCCGATGATGAGCCTGCACTGCTCGTCATCATGGCTGACCTGGACGAACTATCGAAGGAGGAAATCATGGTGATGAACGAGATGTCCGAAACCACCTACAACAGCACCCGAACCCGAATCCGCCGAAAGATGGAACGGAGGTTTCCAAACGGGTGGACTGCGTGA
- a CDS encoding ImmA/IrrE family metallo-endopeptidase has translation MSGDTPAETLLRSLGVTSPDEIDLEAIAWSMGVKVREAELPSCEARIIGFQDQAIITVRNFGDPRRRRFSIGHELGHWVHHRGRSSICRSSDIGNPGAASQLEKQADRFAADLLMPRFLFSPSVAQLKRPDFEGIDMLAGTFSTSRLATALRCVDINSWPVVLVCHGSSGRRWFKRAASVPDDWFPRDDLDPSSPSFPVLFGTVERSKSQAVAASLWFDRRDASRYRITEQSLKAHGGTMLTLLTLTDPKMLTL, from the coding sequence TTGAGCGGTGACACCCCGGCGGAGACGCTCCTGCGCTCTTTGGGTGTCACAAGTCCCGATGAGATCGACCTCGAAGCAATCGCCTGGTCCATGGGAGTCAAGGTTCGCGAAGCCGAGCTACCAAGCTGCGAGGCACGCATCATCGGTTTCCAGGACCAGGCGATCATCACCGTCCGCAACTTCGGCGACCCGCGCCGCCGTCGCTTCTCAATCGGCCATGAGCTCGGCCACTGGGTCCATCATCGCGGCCGATCCTCTATCTGTCGCTCGAGCGACATCGGCAACCCCGGAGCTGCCAGCCAGCTTGAGAAGCAGGCCGACAGGTTCGCCGCCGACCTTTTGATGCCACGCTTCCTCTTCAGTCCGTCAGTCGCACAACTGAAGCGGCCGGACTTCGAAGGCATCGACATGCTCGCCGGGACCTTTTCGACTAGCCGGCTCGCAACCGCCCTTCGCTGTGTCGACATCAACTCTTGGCCAGTTGTCCTCGTTTGCCATGGTTCCTCCGGCCGACGATGGTTCAAACGAGCCGCAAGCGTCCCCGACGACTGGTTTCCCCGAGACGATCTCGATCCTTCCTCGCCTTCGTTTCCTGTACTGTTCGGAACCGTCGAGCGATCCAAGAGCCAAGCCGTGGCCGCCAGCCTCTGGTTCGATCGGCGCGATGCCAGCCGCTACCGCATCACCGAGCAGTCGCTGAAGGCGCACGGCGGCACAATGCTCACGCTCCTCACGCTGACCGATCCGAAGATGCTGACCCTATGA